One Euphorbia lathyris chromosome 1, ddEupLath1.1, whole genome shotgun sequence DNA segment encodes these proteins:
- the LOC136209997 gene encoding 2-oxoglutarate-Fe(II) type oxidoreductase hxnY-like — protein MAATAKLPIIDLSAPAFSTPNLIRQACAEYGFFYLVNHGVEEELVATVFEQSKKFFSLSLDNKMKLLRKEHRGYSPLYAENLNPSPGSIGDSKESFYVGPLQQTSLNQWPSEELLPSWRPTMEAYYCKTMSAGRRLISLIALALNLDQDYFEKIGALNGPEAFLRLLHYPGELGHSEEETYGASAHSDYGMVTLLVSDGVPGLQVCREKFKEPQIWEDVLPLRGAFIVNIGDMMERWTNGMFRSTLHRVMPTGQERYSLAFFFDPNPDCIVQCLESCCSESCPERFSPIRSGDYLKEKFKLTYGSD, from the exons ATGGCTGCTACTGCCAAACTCCCAATTATCGATCTATCAGCTCCGGCCTTCTCTACTCCCAATTTAATCCGTCAG GCATGTGCTGAATATGGATTCTTTTACCTTGTAAATCATGGAGTTGAGGAAGAATTGGTTGCTACAGTTTTCGAACAAAGCAAGAAATTCTTCTCGCTATCCTTGGATAATAAGATGAAATTGCTTCGCAAGGAACACAGGGGTTACTCGCCTTTGTACGCTGAGAATCTCAATCCTTCTCCTGGTTCTATAG GTGACTCAAAAGAAAGCTTCTATGTTGGTCCTTTACAGCAAACTAGCCTCAATCAGTGGCCGTCAGAAG AACTTCTCCCATCTTGGAGACCCACTATGGAGGCTTACTATTGCAAAACTAT GTCTGCTGGAAGACGATTGATCTCTTTGATTGCTTTGGCTCTGAACTTAGATCAAGATTACTTTGAGAAAATAGGAGCCCTGAATGGACCTGAAGCTTTTCTTCGCCTCTTACATTATCCAG GTGAGCTGGGGCACTCTGAGGAAGAAACATATGGTGCTTCAGCACATTCAGACTATGGAATGGTAACTCTTCTGGTGAGCGATGGCGTGCCAGGACTACAG GTCTGTAGGGAAAAATTCAAGGAACCACAAATCTGGGAAGATGTGTTGCCTTTGAGAGG GGCCTTTATCGTTAATATTGGGGACATGATGGAGAGGTGGACTAATGGAATGTTTAG GTCGACACTACATAGAGTGATGCCAACAGGACAAGAACGATACTCT TTGGCATTCTTCTTCGACCCTAATCCAGACTGCATTGTGCAATGCTTGGAAAGTTGTTGCAGTGAATCATGTCCCGAAAG ATTTTCTCCTATTCGAAGCGGGGACTACTTGAAAGAGAAGTTTAAGCTTACATATGGATCAGATTAG